Proteins found in one Orcinus orca chromosome 11, mOrcOrc1.1, whole genome shotgun sequence genomic segment:
- the LUM gene encoding lumican isoform X1, with amino-acid sequence MPRLPPRPLHTHRRPAFLQTTSQIAHVFRFKAFAKMNLGMFPLLLALIGCASSSYYYEDYDFPLSIYGRSSPNCAPECNCPESYPTAMYCDELKLKSVPMVPVGIKYLYLRNNQIDHIDDKAFENVTDLQWLILDHNLLENSKIKGKVFSKLKQLKKLHINYNNLTESVGPLPKSLVDLQLTNNKISKLGSFDGLVNLTFVHLQHNQLKEDAVSAAFKGLKSLEYLDLSSNQMTKLPSGLPVSLLTLYLDNNKISNIPDEYFKRFNGLQYLRLSHNELADSGIPGNSFNVSSLLELDLSYNKLKNIPTVSENLENYYLEVNELEKFEVKSFCKILGPLSYSKIKHLRLDGNRITQTSLPPDMYECLRVANEITVN; translated from the exons atgCCACGACTGCCACCAcgccccctccacacacacagaaGACCAGCTTTCCTCCAGACAACATCACAGATTGCCCACGTTTTCA GATTCAAAGCATTTGCCAAAATGAATCTAGGTATGTTTCCTCTCCTCTTGGCATTAATTGGCTGTGCCAGCAGCAGCTACTACTATGAGGATTATGATTTCCCCCTATCGATTTATGGGAGATCATCACCAAACTGTGCACCAGAATGTAACTGCCCTGAAAGCTACCCAACGGCCATGTACTGCGATGAGCTGAAATTGAAAAGTGTGCCAATGGTGCCTGTTGGAATCAAGTACCTTTACCTTAGGAATAACCAGATTGACCATATTGATGATAAGGCCTTTGAAAATGTAACTGATCTGCAGTGGCTCATTCTAGATCATAACCTTCTAGAAAATTCcaagataaaaggaaaagttttctcTAAACTGAAGCAACTGAAGAAGCTGCATATAAATTACAACAATCTGACAGAATCTGTGGGCCCACTTCCCAAATCTCTGGTGGACCTGCAGCTCACTAACAACAAGATCTCGAAGCTTGGCTCCTTTGATGGACTGGTTAACCTGACATTTGTCCACCTTCAACACAATCAGCTGAAAGAGGATGCTGTTTCAGCTGCTTTTAAAGGTCTTAAGTCACTTGAATACCTTGACTTGAGCTCCAATCAGATGACCAAATTGCCTTCTGGTCTCCCAGTATCTCTTCTAACTCTCTACTTAGACAACAATAAGATCAGCAACATCCCTGATGAGTATTTCAAGCGTTTTAATGGATTGCAGTATCTGCGTTTGTCTCATAATGAACTGGCTGATAGTGGAATACCTGGAAATTCTTTTAATGTATCATCCTTGCTGGAGCTGGACCTCTCCTATAATAAACTTAAAAACATACCGACTGTCAGTGAAAACCTTGAAAACTATTACCTGGAGGTCAATGAACTTGAAA AGTTTGAAGTAAAGAGCTTCTGTAAGATCCTGGGACCATTATCCTACTCCAAGATCAAACATTTGCGCTTGGATGGCAATCGCATCACCCAAACCAGTCTGCCACCGGATATGTATGAATGTCTACGTGTAGCAAATGAGATCACCGTTAACTGA
- the LUM gene encoding lumican isoform X2, which translates to MNLGMFPLLLALIGCASSSYYYEDYDFPLSIYGRSSPNCAPECNCPESYPTAMYCDELKLKSVPMVPVGIKYLYLRNNQIDHIDDKAFENVTDLQWLILDHNLLENSKIKGKVFSKLKQLKKLHINYNNLTESVGPLPKSLVDLQLTNNKISKLGSFDGLVNLTFVHLQHNQLKEDAVSAAFKGLKSLEYLDLSSNQMTKLPSGLPVSLLTLYLDNNKISNIPDEYFKRFNGLQYLRLSHNELADSGIPGNSFNVSSLLELDLSYNKLKNIPTVSENLENYYLEVNELEKFEVKSFCKILGPLSYSKIKHLRLDGNRITQTSLPPDMYECLRVANEITVN; encoded by the exons ATGAATCTAGGTATGTTTCCTCTCCTCTTGGCATTAATTGGCTGTGCCAGCAGCAGCTACTACTATGAGGATTATGATTTCCCCCTATCGATTTATGGGAGATCATCACCAAACTGTGCACCAGAATGTAACTGCCCTGAAAGCTACCCAACGGCCATGTACTGCGATGAGCTGAAATTGAAAAGTGTGCCAATGGTGCCTGTTGGAATCAAGTACCTTTACCTTAGGAATAACCAGATTGACCATATTGATGATAAGGCCTTTGAAAATGTAACTGATCTGCAGTGGCTCATTCTAGATCATAACCTTCTAGAAAATTCcaagataaaaggaaaagttttctcTAAACTGAAGCAACTGAAGAAGCTGCATATAAATTACAACAATCTGACAGAATCTGTGGGCCCACTTCCCAAATCTCTGGTGGACCTGCAGCTCACTAACAACAAGATCTCGAAGCTTGGCTCCTTTGATGGACTGGTTAACCTGACATTTGTCCACCTTCAACACAATCAGCTGAAAGAGGATGCTGTTTCAGCTGCTTTTAAAGGTCTTAAGTCACTTGAATACCTTGACTTGAGCTCCAATCAGATGACCAAATTGCCTTCTGGTCTCCCAGTATCTCTTCTAACTCTCTACTTAGACAACAATAAGATCAGCAACATCCCTGATGAGTATTTCAAGCGTTTTAATGGATTGCAGTATCTGCGTTTGTCTCATAATGAACTGGCTGATAGTGGAATACCTGGAAATTCTTTTAATGTATCATCCTTGCTGGAGCTGGACCTCTCCTATAATAAACTTAAAAACATACCGACTGTCAGTGAAAACCTTGAAAACTATTACCTGGAGGTCAATGAACTTGAAA AGTTTGAAGTAAAGAGCTTCTGTAAGATCCTGGGACCATTATCCTACTCCAAGATCAAACATTTGCGCTTGGATGGCAATCGCATCACCCAAACCAGTCTGCCACCGGATATGTATGAATGTCTACGTGTAGCAAATGAGATCACCGTTAACTGA